The region TCATGGGCTCCAAGCATCTGGGCGCGGACCTCAACATGGCCTGGCCCACCGCGCAGATCGCGGTCATGGGCGCCCAGGGCGCGGTCAACATCCTCCACCGGCGCACCATCGCCGCCTCCGACGCCCCGGAGACGGCCCGCACCGAGCTGATCGCGGACTACGAGGACACCCTGCTGAATCCGTATATCGCGGCCGAGCGGGGGTATGTGGATGCTGTGATCATGCCGTCCGAGACCCGCCGCCACATCGTCCGCGGACTGAGGACCCTGCGGAACAAGCGCGAGTCGCTGCCCCCGAAGAAGCACGGCAACATCCCCCTCTAGCCCCCTCGAGCGAAGGGCTAATTCCATGATCCGAATTGTCCGGGGCAACCCGACCCCCGAGGAGTTGGCCGCCGCACTGGCGGTGGTGCAAGCACGCGCGGCGGCCGTGACGGCCGCCGCGCAGAGCGAGGACGATCCGGAGGAGTGGTCCGACCCGGCCCGCACCGTCCCCAGCCACCGGGTGCCGCATCCCGGCCCCAAGGCATGGCGTACCACCTACTGGCCCGCCTGAGAGCCGCGCGGTAAGGCCGGAATGGCACCTTCGCGCCTGGGCGCCTGAGTACGCGTACTCAGGCGCCCCGCCGTCTGCGGGCTCAGGATCGGTCCCATGCTGTGGTCCGAGCCGCCCGATGAGCCGCCCGAGGAACTGCGGCGCGCCGAGGCCATGCTCCGCCGCGCCCGCACGGTCCTGACCGTCTCCGTGCTGCTCGCGATGTGCCTCCTCAGCATGTGGCCGTGAAGGCGGCCTTGATCTGCACCCCGGCCTGCTACGGCTCAATCCGACCTGCCCTGACCTGCCCGAGGGGACCAGCGCCAAGGCCGGGCTGCGGCCCCCGGCCGGGCCGTCCCGGGGGCGGCTTACCCTGGTGCGCATGACTGCGCAGCGCACTCTCATCCTCGCGTCCGCCTCGCCCGCCCGGCTCGAACTGCTGCGGCAGGCCGGAATGGCGCCGAAGGTGATCGTCAGCGGGGTGGACGAGGACGCGCTGAGCGCGGCGACACCCGCCGAGCTGGCCCGGGTGCTGGCCGAGGCGAAGGCCACCGCCGTGGCCGGGCTTCCGGAGACGGCCGGTTCCCTCGTCATCGGCTGCGACTCGGTGCTGGAGCTCGACGGTCAGGCGCTCGGCAAACCGGCGGACGCCGAGGAGGCCACCGCCCGCTGGAAGTCGATGCGCGGCCGGGCCGGGGTGCTGCGCACCGGGCACTGCGTGATCGACACGGCGAGCGGCCGCCGCACCTCGGCCACCGCGTCCACCACCGTCCGCTTCGGCGAGCCGACGGACGAGGAGATCGCGGCGTACGTCGCCAGTGGCGAACCGCTGCATGTGGCGGGGGCGTTCACGCTCGACGGCCGTTCGGCGCCGTTCATCGACGGCATCGAGGGCGACGCCGGAACCGTGATCGGGCTCTCCCTGCCGCTGTTCCGCCGTCTGCTGGCCGAGTTGGGCGTGCGGATCACGGCCCTCTGGGACTAGCCAGGGGTCTCCCTGCCTCCGGGGCGACTAGGGATTCCCCTGAGCCGGGCCGGGCGCAGGGCTGGGGGTTCCCCCGAATCAGGCCGGGCCCGGCTAGGGATTTCCCCTGAATCAGGCCGGGCTGGGGGCGTCCTGGCCGCCGCCCGCGGCCTCTGCCGAGGGCTCGGCGGGCGGCTCCGCCTCGTACCCCAGCAGGCTCAGCACGATCAGCCCCAGCACCACCATCAAGAACGCGAACGCCGGCCAGCCCACCAGGCCGACCGCGAACGCGCCCACCAGCCCGTGGACCACCGCACAGGTGACGAGCAGGATGCGGGCGAGGCGGCCGGGGGCACGGTCCCGTACGGCGGTGCGCAGCAGCACCACCCCGCAGACCAGCAGATAGAGGCCGAAGAGGCCGCCCCCGACCCAGGTGCCGATGGACATCGCATCGGTGTCGAGGCCGCCCATGGACATCTGCTGACGGTCCACGACCAGGCCGAGGATCCAGTTCAGCAGCGCTATGCCGACCGCTTCGAACATGAGCGTCACAGCCGCTACCGCGGCCACTGGTCTGCGTGCCACCGTGTTCCCCCTCCACTCCGTCAGTGCCGAAGCACGCTACTAACGGGTAAGCGCTGCCACAAGAGGTGCGGACGAGCTGAACGCCATGGCAAAGTTTCCGCCCGGCATTCGTAGGGTTTCCACAAGAAAACGTGAAGCGCCGCAGCACGGCGGGCCAGAGACCTTGCCCACACCGTGGACGGCGCACCAGCCCCGAAAACCGGGCGTACGGTGGAGCGACGGGGGATCTGGTCGCTCGCCCAACGCGAGGTTCACGCTCCGTGTGGTCAAGCTCACGCCCGGGATCTTCTCGGCGCGAGGTGTCGCCTGTACCTAAACTCGGCTTGTTTCAAGGAGGGAGCCATCGTGCGCAAGGTGCTCATCGCCAACCGTGGCGAGATCGCTGTCCGTGTTGCCCGTGCCTGCCGGGATGCCGGGATCGCGAGCGTAGCCGTCTACGCCGATCCGGACCGGGACGCATGTCATGTGCGCGCGGCCGATGAAGCCTATGCGCTGGGCGGTGACACCCCGGCGGCCAGTTATCTCGACCAGGCCAAGGTCCTTGCCGCGGCCGCCGAATCCGGCGCCGACGCCGTCCACCCCGGCTACGGATTCCTCTCCGAGAACGCCGAATTCGCCCAGGCCGTCCTCGACGCGGGCCTGACCTGGATCGGCCCCCCGCCGCACGCCATCCGCGACCTGGGCGACAAGGTCGCCGCCCGCCACATCGCCCAGCGCGCCGGCGCCCCGCTGGTCGCCGGCACCCCCGACCCGGTCTCCGGCGCGGACGAGGTCGTGGCCTTCGCCGAACAGCACGGCCTGCCCATCGCCATCAAGGCCGCCTTCGGCGGCGGCGGCCGCGGCCTGAAGGTCGCCCGCGCCATGGAAGACGTCCCCGAACTCTACGACTCCGCCGTCCGCGAGGCCGTCGCGGCGTTCGGGCGCGGCGAATGCTTCGTCGAGCGCTACCTCGACAAGCCCCGCCATGTGGAGACCCAGTGCCTGGCCGACACCCACGGCAACGTCGTGGTCGTCTCCACCCGTGACTGCTCCCTCCAGCGCCGCCACCAGAAGCTGGTCGAAGAGGCCCCGGCACCCTTCCTGACCCAGGAGCAGAACGACCAGCTCTACGCCGCCTCCAAAGCCATCCTCAAGGAGGCCGGCTATGTGGGGGCGGGGACGGTGGAGTTCCTGGTCGGTATGGACGGCACGATCTCCTTCCTGGAGGTCAACACCCGTCTCCAGGTGGAGCACCCGGTCACCGAGGAGGTCACCGGCATCGACCTGGTCCGCGAGATGTTCCGCATCGCCGACGGCGAGGCCATCGGCTACGACGACCCGCAGGTGCGCGGCCACTCCTTCGAGTTCCGCATCAACGGCGAGGACCCGGGCCGCAACTTCCTGCCCGCCCCGGGCACGGTGACCTCCTTCGTCCCGCCCGCCGGCCCCGGTGTCCGGCTGGACGCGGGTGTGGAGTCGGGGAGTGTCATCGGTCCGGCGTGGGACTCGCTGCTGGCCAAGCTGATCGTCACCGGCGCCACCCGCACCCAGGCCCTCCAGCGCGCCGCCCGCGCCCTGGCCGAGTTCCAGGTCGAGGGCATGGCCACCGCGATCCCGTTCCACCAGGCGGTGGTGGTGGACCCGGCGTTCACCAGCGAGCCGTTCACGATCCACACCCGCTGGATCGAGACCGAGTTCAACAACACCATCACCCCCTTCGCCCCCGTCAGCCCCGACGAGGACGAGGAGCCCACCGGCCGCGAGACGGTCGTGGTCGAGGTCGGCGGCAAGCGGCTCGAGGTCTCGCTGCCCGCCTCCCTGGGCGTGGCCACCGCCCCGGCGGGCGGCTCGAAGAAGCCGAAGCGCAAGGCGGTCAAGAAGTCCGGCTCCGCCGCCTCCGGCGACGCCCTGGCCTCCCCCATGCAGGGCACCATCGTGAAGGTCGCCGTCAACGAGGGTGACACCGTGGCCGAGGGCGACCTCATCGTCGTCCTGGAGGCCATGAAGATGGAACAGCCCCTCAACGCCCACCGCGCGGGCACCGTCAAGGGCCTGGCCGCCGAGGTCGGCGCGTCCATCACCTCGGGCGCGGTCATCTGCGAGATCAAGGACTGACGCGCAGACCAAGGACTGAGGCGCAGATCAGAAACTGAGGCGGGGATCAAGGACTGACCCGCCCCCACCGCACCATGACGGCGGGCCCCGACCGGAATCCTCCGGCCGGGGCCCGCCGTCGTCGTGCCCGGCCCGCTCAGCGGCCGTGCACCACGTCCTGGGGGAAGGTGAGCTGGCCGCTCATCCAGCGCAGGGCCGTGGGCAGCTCGCGGCGCCAGGTGCGGAAGTTGTGGCTGCCCCGGTCCAGGATGATCGACTCCGCGCTCATCGGAGACCGGACCGCGGCCAGGAAGTCGCGCGTGGCGGTGTAGTTGGGCTCGCCCCGGCGGCTGGAGGACACCAGCACCGACACCTGCGGCTGGGGCAGCCGGCGCAGCCGCCACAGCAGATCGTGCTCCCGCTTGCCGCGCTCGCCCTGCGGGCCCGGGCCGAAGAGGTCGCCGGTGGTGGGGTCGTTGACCACGCGGTAGTCGGGCGACAGGGCCGCGGCCGCGCTGTAGACGCGAGGATGACGCAGGGTCAGCTCAAGGGCGCAGGTGCCGCCCGAGGAGTAGCCCAGGACGCCCCAGGCGCTGGGGTCATGACCGATCCGGTAGTGCCCCCGCAGCGCCTCGGGCAGGTCCTGGGCGAAATAGGTCTCGGCCTGCGGGCCGCCGGGGACGTCCACGCATTCGGTGTCCCGGGGCGGGGCGATGGTGGGCCGCACCATCACGATGACCGCCGGCTGCATCGCCCCGGTGCGGATCAGCCCGCCCGCGGTCTGGGGCAGCCGCAGATGCTGGGCCAGCAGGAAGGATCCGCCCGGATAGCCGCTGATCGCCACGATCACCGGGAAGCGCTGCCGGGCGTACTGGCGCTGGAAGTACTGCGGCGGCAGATACACATACGCCGGGTTGGCCACCTGGCTGCGGCGCCCCAGGATCCGCACCGACTCGACCTTGCCCGCCTTGTCGGGGGGCCCGCTCGGCAGTCCGTGCACCGTGTCCAGCCCCTGCGGCGGGGCGGTCCGCACCAGCCCGCCCGACGCCCCGACCGGCTCCGCGGCGCCGCCCTGCACATGGGACAGGGCCGCCGGTGCCGCCTCGTCCTCGCCCAGCAGTTCGTCCCAGGACCCGTAGAACTGGAAGGTGGTGTTCACCGCGAGGGCCAGCGCGGTCACGATCGCGCACTGGGTAACGGCGAGGGCGGCCAGGCGGCCCAGCCAGGCCCGTACGCCCCGGCCCGCGAAGCGCGGCCACAGCCAGAGCGTCAGCCCCGCGCACCCTATGGCGAGGGCGATCATCACATACTCGAGTGAGCGACTGGTCAGTCCCATCGTTCTTCCACTTCGGCGCACCGCAACGCACGATGCCGTCGCCCCGTTTGATGCCGTTCGCGGTACCCGCGTTGCCTGGCCAGGACGTGCCTCCGGTCACGAAATGGCATGCTTGACTCACGGGCAGCCACGGCAGGGAGGACCGCGATGGCGATCGAGACAGCCACGGCGCAGATGCCACCGCGCCCCATGCGCGCCGACGCGCGCCGCAACTACGAGCGGCTGCTGGCCGAGGCGCGCACGGCCTTCACCCGGCACGGTACCGATGCCTCGCTGGAGGACATCGCACGCCGCGCGGGCGTCGGCATCGGCACGCTCTACCGCCACTTCCCCAACCGCACCGCGCTGATGGGCGCGGTCTTCCAGGGCGAGATATGCGCCCTGCTGGAGCGGTCGCGGGAGCTGGCCAAGGCACCGCGGCCGTGTCAGGCGATGATCGACTGGCTGCGCGCCATCGTCGACCACGCCAGCACCTACCGCGGGCTCTCCCGGGCCCTGATGGCGTGCTCGGGAGACGAGACCTCGGCACTGTCCCGCGGCTGCGGTCTGCCGCTGCGCGAGGCGGGCAGTGAACTGCTCGCCCGCGCCCAGCAGAGTGGTGCCGTACGGTCCGATGTGGTCATCGCCGATCTGATGCAGCTCACCAACGCGATCGCGCTGGCCGTGGAGCAGTCGCCGGACGACCCGGAGTTGGCCGACCGGCTGCTGGCACTGGCCTTCACCGGTCTCAAGGCCCGCTGACACCGGCCGGCGCCCCCTCGCTAGCGGCGGCGCGGCGCCAGATCCGCCACCCGCCCCGGCTGCTCCCCCAGCGGCACCGCGCTGCGCAACTGCGCGGAGCCGGCGCCGCCCGGCGGATGCGGGTGGTTACGGCGCGGCCCCGGCAGCGGCAGGCCCTCCTCGCCGCCGCCACGGCCCTGCGACCCGCCCAGCCGCCCCGACTGCCGCCCGGCCGAACCGCCGCCCTCACCGCTCCCGGCCGGGCCGGACCCCGCGCCCGGCCCGGCCACGGCGATCTGAACTCCCTGGTCCGCGAGGGCCTGAAGCTCGGTCAGGGCACGGTCGTCATGGGCGGGCGGGTCATCGGTCACCAGCCGCGTGATCACATCGGTGGGCACCGTCTGGAACATGGTGTCGCTGCCCAGCTTCGTATGGTCGGCGAGCACGACCACCTCCGCCGCCGCCTGGACCAGCGCCCGGTCGACGCTGGCCGAAAGCATGTTGGAGGTGGACAGGCCGCGCTCGGCGGTCAGCCCGCTGCCGGACAGGAAGGCGCGCGAGACCCGCAGCCCCTGCAGGGACTGCTCGGCGCCGCTGCCGACCAGGGCGTAGTTGG is a window of Streptomyces violaceusniger Tu 4113 DNA encoding:
- a CDS encoding acyl-CoA carboxylase subunit epsilon → MIRIVRGNPTPEELAAALAVVQARAAAVTAAAQSEDDPEEWSDPARTVPSHRVPHPGPKAWRTTYWPA
- a CDS encoding alpha/beta hydrolase, which gives rise to MGLTSRSLEYVMIALAIGCAGLTLWLWPRFAGRGVRAWLGRLAALAVTQCAIVTALALAVNTTFQFYGSWDELLGEDEAAPAALSHVQGGAAEPVGASGGLVRTAPPQGLDTVHGLPSGPPDKAGKVESVRILGRRSQVANPAYVYLPPQYFQRQYARQRFPVIVAISGYPGGSFLLAQHLRLPQTAGGLIRTGAMQPAVIVMVRPTIAPPRDTECVDVPGGPQAETYFAQDLPEALRGHYRIGHDPSAWGVLGYSSGGTCALELTLRHPRVYSAAAALSPDYRVVNDPTTGDLFGPGPQGERGKREHDLLWRLRRLPQPQVSVLVSSSRRGEPNYTATRDFLAAVRSPMSAESIILDRGSHNFRTWRRELPTALRWMSGQLTFPQDVVHGR
- the mmpB gene encoding morphogenic membrane protein MmpB; the protein is MLWSEPPDEPPEELRRAEAMLRRARTVLTVSVLLAMCLLSMWP
- a CDS encoding DeoR/GlpR family DNA-binding transcription regulator, with product MVRANGAVSLRELARVVQTSEVTVRRDVRALEAEGLLDRRHGGAVLPGGFTRESGFPQKSHLATAEKTAIADLAAGLVDEGEAVVVGAGTTTQELARRLARVPGLTVVTNSLLVAQALAHANRVEVVMTGGTLRGSNYALVGSGAEQSLQGLRVSRAFLSGSGLTAERGLSTSNMLSASVDRALVQAAAEVVVLADHTKLGSDTMFQTVPTDVITRLVTDDPPAHDDRALTELQALADQGVQIAVAGPGAGSGPAGSGEGGGSAGRQSGRLGGSQGRGGGEEGLPLPGPRRNHPHPPGGAGSAQLRSAVPLGEQPGRVADLAPRRR
- a CDS encoding Maf family protein; amino-acid sequence: MTAQRTLILASASPARLELLRQAGMAPKVIVSGVDEDALSAATPAELARVLAEAKATAVAGLPETAGSLVIGCDSVLELDGQALGKPADAEEATARWKSMRGRAGVLRTGHCVIDTASGRRTSATASTTVRFGEPTDEEIAAYVASGEPLHVAGAFTLDGRSAPFIDGIEGDAGTVIGLSLPLFRRLLAELGVRITALWD
- a CDS encoding acetyl/propionyl/methylcrotonyl-CoA carboxylase subunit alpha, coding for MRKVLIANRGEIAVRVARACRDAGIASVAVYADPDRDACHVRAADEAYALGGDTPAASYLDQAKVLAAAAESGADAVHPGYGFLSENAEFAQAVLDAGLTWIGPPPHAIRDLGDKVAARHIAQRAGAPLVAGTPDPVSGADEVVAFAEQHGLPIAIKAAFGGGGRGLKVARAMEDVPELYDSAVREAVAAFGRGECFVERYLDKPRHVETQCLADTHGNVVVVSTRDCSLQRRHQKLVEEAPAPFLTQEQNDQLYAASKAILKEAGYVGAGTVEFLVGMDGTISFLEVNTRLQVEHPVTEEVTGIDLVREMFRIADGEAIGYDDPQVRGHSFEFRINGEDPGRNFLPAPGTVTSFVPPAGPGVRLDAGVESGSVIGPAWDSLLAKLIVTGATRTQALQRAARALAEFQVEGMATAIPFHQAVVVDPAFTSEPFTIHTRWIETEFNNTITPFAPVSPDEDEEPTGRETVVVEVGGKRLEVSLPASLGVATAPAGGSKKPKRKAVKKSGSAASGDALASPMQGTIVKVAVNEGDTVAEGDLIVVLEAMKMEQPLNAHRAGTVKGLAAEVGASITSGAVICEIKD
- a CDS encoding TetR/AcrR family transcriptional regulator, encoding MAIETATAQMPPRPMRADARRNYERLLAEARTAFTRHGTDASLEDIARRAGVGIGTLYRHFPNRTALMGAVFQGEICALLERSRELAKAPRPCQAMIDWLRAIVDHASTYRGLSRALMACSGDETSALSRGCGLPLREAGSELLARAQQSGAVRSDVVIADLMQLTNAIALAVEQSPDDPELADRLLALAFTGLKAR